Proteins found in one Arachis stenosperma cultivar V10309 chromosome 8, arast.V10309.gnm1.PFL2, whole genome shotgun sequence genomic segment:
- the LOC130945054 gene encoding uncharacterized protein LOC130945054 encodes MASLVSKLSFFFFFVLVLSPQIQAREGKVFSLFTHFRTIYNVKEHQNLPEKPKAKSPTPAPALEPIAAPTPEPITAPAPAPAPESGSTTVESGPAPEPDFVDNGNGYGLYGTESSATQYSSPNKETPITTTTTFENELLDEDLTGESFNNNNNNNYNYNPNSYSNNEVKRNSNNYNNEEEFRNNYNNGYDKNHEDSYSNNNEEEFRSSYNNGYDNKNHEDSYSNNNYNERYTNNYNNGNEYSNNKNSYNEKYTSNYNTNNEYNSNYNNVFDEVKREGMSDTRFMENGKYYYPVKNNNNQNYNLNEYESVRGKTENEGYYEKTQYPNEFDTMEEYEKQQEIQGYTP; translated from the coding sequence ATGGCTTCTTTAGTATCCAaactttctttcttcttcttctttgtccTTGTTCTCTCCCCTCAAATTCAAGCCAGAGAAGGCAAAGTCTTTAGCCTCTTCACCCATTTTAGAACCATCTACAATGTCAAAGAGCATCAAAATTTGCCTGAGAAACCAAAAGCTAAATCACCAACACCAGCACCCGCACTAGAGCCTATAGCAGCACCAACACCAGAACCAATCACTGCACCAGCACCAGCACCAGCACCAGAATCAGGATCAACAACAGTAGAATCAGGGCCAGCACCAGAGCCTGATTTTGTTGACAATGGAAATGGCTATGGCCTTTATGGCACTGAGTCTTCTGCTACTCAATATTCTTCTCCCAACAAGGAGACTCCAATCACAACCACAACCACCTTTGAAAATGAGCTTCTTGATGAAGATCTCACTGGTGAGAgcttcaacaacaacaacaacaataattataACTACAACCCCAACAGCTACAGCAACAatgaggtgaaaagaaatagCAACAATTACAACAATGAAGAAGAGTTCAGGAACAATTACAACAATGGCTATGACAAGAACCATGAGGACAGCTACTCcaacaacaatgaagaagagTTCAGGAGCAGTTACAACAATGGTTATGATAACAAGAACCATGAGGACAGCTACTCCAACAACAACTACAATGAAAGGTACACCAATAACTACAACAATGGCAATGAATACAGCAACAACAAAAACAGCTACAATGAAAAGTATACCAGTAACTACAACACTAACAATGAATACAACAGCAACTACAACAATGTCTTTGATGAGGTGAAGAGAGAAGGAATGAGTGACACAAGGTTCATGGAGAATGGCAAGTACTATTATCCTGTGAAGAACAATAATAATCAGAATTATAACCTCAATGAGTATGAATCAGTGAGAGGAAAAACTGAGAATGAAGGATACTATGAGAAAACTCAGTACCCTAATGAGTTTGATACCATGGAAGAGTATGAGAAGCAGCAAGAAATCCAAGGGTATACACCATGA